One genomic segment of Entelurus aequoreus isolate RoL-2023_Sb linkage group LG25, RoL_Eaeq_v1.1, whole genome shotgun sequence includes these proteins:
- the LOC133642529 gene encoding cytochrome P450 2K1-like: MFEELLQAPALASWLGLLAGLLAVYLLYSSWTFQDNQKRPPGPRRLPLLGNLHQLDLKRLDQSLFNLSKRYGPVFTVYLGLKKVVVLAGSKTVRQALINHADEFGEREITPLFHDFSKGHGIGFSNGDGWKEMRRFTLTTLRDFGMGKRLSEEKITEECHYLIEEFEKHEDKAFDNTTIITYAASNIISAIIFGKRFDFKDPVLQEMVENDREGSRLSASVSLLIYNTFPMLGPWLKNWRDFMKKVQDNNRHMLHLINKLRETFNPDICRCFVDAFCTRKLSLKESDAQRVHYHDDNLVSSVTDLFGAGTDTTSNTLCWSLLLMAKYPQIQDRVQEELSRVVGDRQITMEDRRNLPYIDAVIHETQRFANIVPMSIPHSTSRDVTFQGYFIEKGTTVLPLLTSVLYDESEWETPNTFNPSHFLDEEGKFIRRDAFLPFSAGRRACLGEGLARMELFLFFTHLLQRYRFTPAPGMSEDQLDLTPVVGFTLSPLPHQLCAVSRY; the protein is encoded by the exons ATGTTTGAAGAGCTCCTGCAGGCTCCTGCTTTGGCCTCCTGGTTGGGGCTTCTTGCAGGCCTGCTGGCCGTCTATCTTTTGTACTCCAGTTGGACTTTCCAAGATAATCAGAAGCGTCCTCCTGGACCCAGACGTCTTCCCTTGCTTGGTAACCTGCATCAGTTGGATCTCAAGAGGCTTGATCAGTCTCTTTTTAAC CTGTCTAAAAGGTACGGACCGGTGTTTACCGTCTACTTGGGACTCAAGAAGGTGGTGGTCCTGGCTGGAAGCAAGACTGTCAGACAGGCTCTCATCAATCATGCTGATGAGTTTGGGGAGAGAGAAATCACCCCTTTATTCCACGATTTCTCCAAAGGGCATG GCATAGGATTCTCCAACGGTGATGGCTGGAAGGAAATGAGGCGCTTTACCTTAACAACTCTGAGAGATTTTGGGATGGGCAAGAGACTCAGTGAAGAGAAAATCACTGAGGAGTGTCACTACCTGATTGAAGAGTTTGAAAAACATGAAG ACAAAGCCTTTGACAACACAACGATCATCACCTACGCAGCTTCAAATATCATTTCTGCCATCATATTCGGAAAGAGGTTTGACTTCAAAGATCCAGTCCTCCAAGAAATGGTGGAAAATGACAGAGAAGGCAGCCGTCTGTCTGCATCAGTTTCCCTTTTG ATCTACAATACGTTTCCAATGCTGGGTCCCTGGCTTAAAAACTGGAGGGATTTCATGAAAAAAGTGCAGGATAACAACCGGCATATGTTGCACTTAATAAACAAACTAAGGGAGACTTTCAATCCTGACATATGTCGGTGCTTTGTCGATGCTTTCTGCACACGTAAGCTGAGTCTGAAG GAGTCTGACGCTCAGAGGGTGCACTACCATGATGACAACCTGGTCAGCAGTGTGACGGATCTGTTTGGGGCTGGAACTGACACAACATCAAACACTCTTTGCTGGAGTCTACTTTTAATGGCCAAGTACCCTCAAATACAAG ATCGGGTCCAGGAGGAGCTTAGTAGGGTGGTGGGAGACCGTCAGATCACAATGGAGGACAGGAGGAACCTGCCTTACATCGATGCTGTCATCCACGAGACGCAGAGGTTCGCCAACATTGTCCCCATGTCCATCCCTCACAGCACCAGCAGAGACGTCACCTTCCAGGGATACTTCATTGAAAAG GGGACCACTGTGCTCCCTCTGCTGACATCTGTCCTCTATGATGAGAGTGAGTGGGAGACACCAAACACCTTCAACCCTTCCCACTTCCTGGACGAGGAGGGTAAATTCATCAGGAGGGATGCTTTCTTGCCCTTCTCTGCAG GCCGCAGGGCTTGTCTTGGGGAAGGTCTGGCCCGGATGGAGCTCTTCCTCTTCTTCACACACCTCCTGCAGCGCTATCGATTCACCCCTGCACCCGGGATGTCGGAGGACCAGCTGGATTTGACCCCAGTGGTGGGCTTTACACTCAGTCCTCTACCACACCAGTTGTGTGCTGTCAGTCGCTACTGA